One segment of Streptomyces sp. NBC_01454 DNA contains the following:
- a CDS encoding 2-keto-4-pentenoate hydratase has translation MTRNIAHAAAALLEAEDNRTDRTPLTDEWPELDLATAYAVQDEALRRRLERGEKLVGVKLGLTSRAKQERMGIATPLTAWLTDAMLLPTGSPVPKDGLIHPRAEPEIVFVMKDRLAGPGVTAATALAAVGSVHGGIELIDSRYRGFRFTLPDVVADNCSSGRFVTGPVAQPPEKIDLTMEACLVEVDGQVTDSATGAAVLGHPAEALALAANDLARRGVAIEPGWLVLTGGMTDAVPVPPGTTIAVHFTHLGSLHLTGG, from the coding sequence ATGACCCGGAACATCGCCCACGCCGCCGCTGCCCTGCTGGAAGCAGAAGACAACCGCACCGACCGCACCCCGCTCACCGACGAGTGGCCCGAACTCGACCTGGCCACCGCGTACGCGGTTCAGGACGAAGCACTCCGCCGCAGGCTGGAGCGCGGCGAGAAGCTCGTCGGTGTCAAGCTCGGCCTGACCTCGCGGGCCAAGCAGGAGCGGATGGGCATTGCCACACCGCTCACGGCTTGGCTGACCGACGCCATGCTGCTGCCGACGGGCTCCCCGGTTCCGAAGGACGGGCTGATCCACCCACGAGCGGAACCCGAGATCGTGTTCGTCATGAAGGACAGGCTCGCTGGTCCCGGTGTCACTGCGGCAACGGCCCTGGCCGCAGTCGGCTCCGTGCACGGAGGCATCGAACTGATCGACAGCCGCTACCGGGGCTTCCGCTTCACACTGCCCGACGTGGTCGCCGACAACTGCTCCTCCGGCCGTTTCGTCACCGGCCCCGTCGCCCAGCCGCCCGAGAAGATCGACCTCACGATGGAGGCCTGCCTGGTCGAGGTCGACGGCCAAGTCACCGACAGTGCCACCGGCGCCGCCGTTCTGGGGCATCCGGCTGAGGCACTGGCTTTGGCAGCCAACGACCTCGCCCGCCGAGGCGTTGCGATCGAACCTGGCTGGCTGGTGCTGACCGGCGGCATGACCGACGCGGTCCCCGTACCGCCCGGCACCACCATCGCGGTCCACTTCACCCACCTCGGTTCGCTCCATCTGACAGGAGGCTGA
- a CDS encoding 2-keto-4-pentenoate hydratase, which produces MTDVALAEVAETLFAAYDTRVPVEPPAAKYQGLTLADAYEIQLLQIRRRLEAGARIKGHKVGLSSPAMQRQLGVDQPDYGHLLDDMFWLENAPVPASRFLQPRVEPEIAFVLKRPLAGPGVTVAEAAAAVDFVLPALELIDSRIRDWQIGIIDTIADNASSGGVVLGSSPSPLADVDLRLAGCTLHRNAELVGTGASGAVLGSPLTSLVWLANTVGARGVVLEAGHVVLPGSITASVPVAAGDTVTAAFAGLGSVTARFTEETT; this is translated from the coding sequence ATGACCGACGTGGCTCTGGCCGAGGTGGCGGAGACCCTGTTCGCCGCCTATGACACTCGGGTCCCTGTCGAACCGCCGGCGGCCAAGTACCAGGGCCTCACCCTGGCCGACGCCTACGAAATCCAGCTGCTGCAGATCCGCCGCAGGCTGGAGGCCGGCGCCCGGATCAAGGGGCACAAGGTCGGCCTGTCCTCACCCGCCATGCAGCGCCAGCTGGGTGTGGATCAGCCCGACTACGGCCACCTGCTCGACGACATGTTCTGGCTGGAGAACGCGCCCGTACCGGCGTCACGGTTCCTGCAGCCGCGCGTGGAGCCGGAGATTGCGTTCGTACTCAAACGACCACTGGCCGGCCCGGGCGTCACCGTGGCCGAGGCCGCCGCGGCAGTCGACTTCGTCCTGCCTGCGCTGGAACTCATCGACTCACGCATCCGCGACTGGCAGATCGGGATCATCGACACTATCGCCGACAACGCTTCGTCCGGCGGAGTCGTCCTGGGCAGCTCCCCCTCCCCGCTCGCCGACGTGGACCTGCGGCTCGCGGGATGCACCTTGCACCGCAACGCTGAACTCGTGGGGACCGGCGCGAGTGGCGCGGTGCTCGGGTCCCCCCTGACCTCGCTGGTGTGGCTGGCCAACACTGTCGGCGCCCGCGGCGTGGTGCTGGAGGCGGGACACGTAGTACTGCCCGGCTCCATCACCGCGTCCGTGCCCGTCGCCGCAGGTGACACCGTCACCGCAGCCTTCGCCGGGCTCGGCAGCGTCACAGCGCGTTTCACCGAGGAGACCACATGA
- a CDS encoding NADH:flavin oxidoreductase — MSTSSADVAADFAPLFTPLSLGRRTARNRIFQAPMSVGYANPDGTVTEREIQHYARRAQGGTGVVVTENFAISSAGRQMPLQTLVSDEDQLPGLQQLAAEIRRHGALSIVQIVHAGRYAGPWEEYESRRRLAPSAIPFELTRGRVVTPQEITPEEIEESIEEFVRAAQLCERAGFDGVDVHAAQGFLISGFLSPRTNQRTDEWGGDFVGRTRFLLEVVRRIVANTGPDFVVGVHLLSDERVEGGWSLDDAERLAPLLESEGAAFLFAIPATFETMRMPHNAGMLAKPGFSLDDSAALQRAVRIPVVANGGLGDPREAVRALQTHQGSAVGLARPLFVDPDWPTRVQAGTPEARRTCPCNPPLCLQTQLTGALCNHWPETAQTRGFFGYDEGPPA; from the coding sequence ATGAGCACGAGCTCAGCCGACGTCGCAGCGGACTTCGCGCCGCTGTTCACACCACTGAGCCTGGGCAGGCGCACCGCCCGCAACCGGATCTTCCAGGCCCCCATGTCCGTCGGATACGCCAACCCCGACGGCACGGTGACCGAAAGGGAAATCCAGCACTACGCCCGCCGCGCGCAGGGCGGCACCGGAGTCGTGGTCACAGAGAACTTCGCGATCAGCAGCGCAGGCCGCCAGATGCCGCTGCAGACGTTGGTGAGCGACGAGGACCAGTTGCCCGGACTGCAGCAGTTGGCTGCCGAGATCCGTCGCCACGGCGCCCTCTCGATCGTCCAGATCGTCCATGCCGGCCGGTACGCCGGGCCCTGGGAGGAGTACGAGAGCCGCCGCCGGCTCGCTCCCTCCGCGATCCCCTTCGAACTGACCCGGGGCCGGGTCGTCACACCGCAGGAAATCACGCCTGAGGAGATCGAAGAATCCATTGAGGAGTTCGTGCGTGCCGCGCAACTGTGCGAGCGTGCCGGGTTCGACGGCGTGGACGTACACGCCGCACAGGGCTTCCTCATCTCCGGGTTCCTGTCTCCGCGTACCAATCAGCGCACCGACGAATGGGGCGGCGACTTCGTCGGCCGAACGCGGTTTCTGCTCGAGGTCGTACGCCGTATCGTCGCCAACACCGGCCCGGACTTCGTTGTCGGAGTGCATCTGCTCAGCGACGAGCGGGTCGAGGGTGGATGGAGCCTCGACGACGCCGAGCGGCTGGCTCCGCTGCTGGAGAGCGAAGGCGCAGCATTCCTCTTCGCCATTCCCGCCACGTTCGAGACCATGCGCATGCCTCACAACGCGGGCATGCTGGCCAAGCCGGGCTTCTCGCTCGATGACTCGGCCGCTCTGCAGCGTGCGGTGAGGATCCCGGTCGTCGCCAACGGCGGTCTCGGCGACCCCCGTGAGGCAGTGCGCGCCCTCCAAACGCACCAGGGATCGGCTGTGGGCCTGGCCCGCCCCCTCTTCGTCGACCCCGACTGGCCGACAAGAGTGCAGGCCGGGACCCCCGAGGCCCGACGCACCTGTCCCTGCAACCCGCCCCTGTGCCTGCAGACACAGCTGACCGGAGCCCTCTGCAACCACTGGCCCGAGACCGCTCAAACGCGAGGCTTCTTCGGCTACGACGAAGGGCCCCCCGCATGA
- a CDS encoding nuclear transport factor 2 family protein, protein MSDDSDTISWIDSFYADVDAQDTQRVLDRFAPDGEIVFGGTPPAIGHPAVREVLENLRAALTKMEHEWRNRWQLDPTTLVLEARVRYFTRGGAEVLLPCVTVIERTSAGLITSLRIHIDAAVLFATLDTESVIAPAEDLQELPVSSPGARPSSPSVEQALALLPAGWPTTEWERCARAPARSAPTARKPGRTQRARQSRRGNATGPATVRRHGTRPRRQRPLNTIFECFSRS, encoded by the coding sequence ATGTCTGACGACTCCGACACGATCAGCTGGATCGACTCCTTCTACGCCGACGTCGACGCCCAGGACACGCAGCGCGTCCTCGACCGGTTTGCCCCCGACGGAGAGATCGTCTTCGGCGGCACCCCGCCTGCCATCGGCCATCCCGCCGTGCGCGAAGTGCTGGAAAACCTGCGCGCGGCGCTCACCAAGATGGAACACGAGTGGCGCAACCGCTGGCAGCTCGACCCGACCACCCTCGTACTCGAAGCCCGTGTCCGCTATTTCACTCGAGGCGGCGCCGAGGTGCTTCTCCCGTGCGTCACGGTCATCGAACGCACCTCCGCCGGCCTCATCACCTCGCTGCGGATCCACATTGACGCCGCCGTCCTGTTCGCGACCCTCGACACCGAGTCGGTCATAGCTCCAGCCGAGGACCTGCAAGAGTTACCGGTCAGCTCGCCGGGCGCACGGCCGTCGTCACCATCGGTAGAGCAGGCGCTGGCACTGCTTCCGGCCGGCTGGCCGACGACAGAGTGGGAGCGCTGTGCTCGCGCGCCGGCACGATCGGCGCCGACCGCGAGGAAGCCGGGCCGGACGCAGCGGGCCCGACAAAGCCGTCGGGGCAACGCCACCGGTCCGGCGACCGTCCGGCGCCACGGCACGAGGCCAAGGAGGCAGCGACCCCTCAACACCATATTCGAGTGCTTCTCACGGAGCTGA
- the dmpG gene encoding 4-hydroxy-2-oxovalerate aldolase, with product MTPETTDAPRKLRITDSTLRDGSHAMRHQFTEEQVRGVVHALDNAGVEVIEVAHGDGLGGSSFNYGFSKVDEIQLIGAAVDEATRAKIAVLMLPGVGTVTELKRAHAVGASVARIATHCTEADTSVQHFTAARALGMETVGFLMLSHRIGPDELAKQARIMVDAGAQCVYVVDSAGALVLADAQARVQALVKEIGHEAQVGFHGHQNLSLGVANSVLAYQGGAQQIDGALCALGAGAGNSPTEVLAATFERMGIPTGVDVDLALAAAQDVVKPFIPRLPWMDRSSIVQGYAGVYSSFLLHAERASERYGVPAHEILEQVGEAGYVGGQEDMIIDIALRLAEEREKAGADR from the coding sequence ATGACTCCCGAAACGACCGATGCTCCGCGCAAGCTGCGCATCACCGATTCGACCCTCAGGGACGGCTCGCACGCGATGCGGCACCAGTTCACCGAGGAACAGGTACGCGGCGTCGTCCACGCCCTGGACAACGCGGGTGTCGAGGTCATCGAAGTGGCCCACGGCGACGGCCTCGGCGGCTCAAGTTTCAATTACGGCTTCTCCAAGGTCGACGAGATCCAGCTGATCGGGGCCGCCGTCGACGAAGCCACCCGCGCGAAGATCGCCGTCCTGATGCTGCCCGGCGTCGGCACGGTCACCGAGCTGAAGCGCGCCCACGCCGTCGGCGCGAGTGTGGCCCGCATCGCCACCCACTGCACCGAAGCCGACACCTCCGTCCAGCACTTCACTGCCGCACGGGCGCTCGGCATGGAGACGGTCGGCTTCCTGATGCTCTCGCACCGCATCGGCCCGGACGAACTCGCCAAGCAGGCCCGGATCATGGTCGACGCCGGCGCCCAGTGCGTGTACGTCGTCGACTCCGCCGGAGCCCTGGTGCTCGCAGATGCACAAGCCCGCGTCCAGGCCTTGGTCAAGGAGATCGGACACGAGGCCCAGGTCGGCTTCCACGGCCACCAGAATCTCTCCCTCGGCGTTGCCAACTCCGTGCTCGCCTACCAGGGCGGCGCCCAGCAGATCGACGGCGCTCTGTGCGCGCTCGGCGCCGGAGCCGGAAACTCACCGACCGAAGTGCTTGCGGCCACCTTCGAGCGCATGGGAATTCCCACCGGCGTCGACGTCGATCTGGCACTGGCTGCCGCCCAGGACGTGGTCAAGCCCTTCATCCCGCGGCTGCCATGGATGGACCGCTCTTCGATCGTGCAGGGCTATGCGGGCGTCTACTCCAGCTTCCTGTTGCACGCCGAACGTGCCTCGGAACGCTACGGCGTGCCCGCCCACGAGATCCTCGAGCAGGTGGGCGAAGCCGGCTACGTAGGTGGCCAGGAAGACATGATCATTGACATCGCTCTGCGGCTCGCTGAAGAGCGCGAGAAGGCGGGGGCCGATCGATGA
- a CDS encoding acetaldehyde dehydrogenase (acetylating) has translation MSKATAAIVGPGNIGTDLLAKLLHSETVDVQYMVGVDPASDGLARAAKLGVETSAEGVDWLLSRDEVPEIVFEATSAKAHIANAPRYAEASIQAIDLTPAAVGPFVCPPVNLREHLHAPNINMITCGGQATVPIVHAVSRVVPVEYAEIVASIASRSAGPGTRANIDEFTETTAHAIEQVGGARKGKAVIIMNPVEPPMIMRDTVFCAIPQDSDRDAISESIVRMVSEVAEYVPGYTLRADPQFDDPRPEWKDQARVAVFLEVRGRGDYLPPWAGNLDIMTAAAARVGELLADAKTTAVNS, from the coding sequence ATGAGCAAGGCGACCGCGGCCATCGTCGGCCCCGGCAACATTGGAACCGATCTACTCGCCAAGCTGCTGCACAGCGAGACGGTCGACGTGCAGTACATGGTCGGCGTGGACCCCGCCTCTGACGGACTTGCCCGAGCGGCGAAGCTTGGTGTGGAGACATCCGCAGAAGGAGTCGACTGGCTGCTGTCCCGCGACGAAGTGCCGGAGATCGTCTTCGAGGCTACGTCGGCCAAGGCCCACATCGCCAACGCACCGCGGTACGCCGAGGCCTCCATCCAAGCGATCGACCTGACCCCTGCTGCCGTGGGCCCGTTCGTCTGCCCGCCCGTGAACCTGCGCGAGCATCTGCACGCCCCCAACATCAACATGATCACTTGCGGCGGACAGGCCACCGTCCCGATCGTGCACGCCGTTTCCCGCGTAGTGCCCGTCGAGTACGCCGAGATCGTTGCCTCGATCGCATCCCGGTCGGCCGGACCCGGCACCCGCGCGAACATCGACGAGTTCACCGAGACCACGGCGCACGCCATCGAGCAGGTCGGCGGCGCCCGCAAGGGCAAAGCCGTGATCATCATGAACCCGGTCGAGCCTCCCATGATCATGCGCGACACGGTCTTCTGCGCGATTCCGCAGGACTCCGACCGCGACGCGATCAGCGAGTCCATCGTCCGGATGGTCAGCGAAGTCGCCGAATACGTACCCGGCTACACCCTGCGCGCCGACCCGCAGTTCGACGACCCGCGCCCTGAATGGAAGGACCAGGCCCGGGTGGCCGTCTTCCTCGAGGTGCGCGGCCGGGGCGACTATCTGCCGCCCTGGGCAGGGAATCTGGACATCATGACGGCCGCGGCCGCTCGCGTAGGCGAGCTGCTGGCGGACGCGAAGACCACGGCGGTGAACTCATGA
- a CDS encoding fumarylacetoacetate hydrolase family protein, producing MPVWSLVTCSPGDRSPEPGESFVAVADTEGGVWHNPVLARYPDVGAALRDWAELEPVLRDWQPSQGKLLDGVRLLTPIPSPTKLVCAGANYSDHLREMGVDEVPPGMEPYFFLLPPTTIVGPDDLIEIPDGPGARVDWEAELGVVIGRRTHRVQVERALEAVAGYTIVNDISARGLHARENPLAPPFAYDWLGSKGQDTFSPIGPGVTPSWFVPDPQSLPIRLWRNGVLEQDGNTRDMIFSVARLIAAASSLMTLEPGDVLATGTPAGVGVAKGLSLSPGDELHIDIEPLGSLRNHVGHAEEPPAPQAA from the coding sequence ATGCCCGTGTGGAGTCTGGTCACCTGCAGTCCTGGGGACCGCAGCCCAGAACCAGGCGAGTCGTTCGTCGCGGTCGCCGATACCGAGGGGGGCGTGTGGCACAACCCGGTCCTGGCGCGCTACCCGGACGTGGGAGCAGCGCTACGTGACTGGGCGGAGCTGGAACCGGTGCTGCGCGACTGGCAGCCCTCGCAGGGGAAGCTCCTGGACGGGGTGCGGCTCCTGACGCCGATCCCCTCCCCCACCAAACTCGTCTGCGCGGGCGCGAACTACAGCGACCATCTCCGGGAGATGGGCGTCGACGAGGTGCCGCCCGGCATGGAGCCGTACTTCTTCCTGCTGCCACCGACCACGATCGTCGGACCCGACGACCTGATCGAGATTCCGGACGGCCCGGGTGCCCGGGTGGACTGGGAGGCCGAGCTGGGCGTCGTTATCGGGCGGCGTACCCATCGTGTGCAGGTGGAGCGGGCCCTGGAGGCGGTCGCGGGTTACACGATCGTCAACGACATCTCGGCACGCGGCCTCCACGCCCGGGAAAACCCCCTGGCTCCACCCTTCGCCTACGACTGGCTGGGGTCCAAGGGACAGGACACCTTCAGCCCGATCGGCCCCGGGGTGACGCCCTCCTGGTTCGTACCCGACCCGCAGTCGCTGCCGATACGCCTGTGGCGCAACGGCGTGCTGGAACAGGACGGCAACACCAGGGACATGATCTTCAGCGTGGCACGGCTCATCGCGGCGGCCAGCTCCCTGATGACCCTCGAGCCCGGAGACGTGCTCGCCACCGGCACCCCCGCCGGGGTCGGCGTCGCGAAGGGTCTCTCGCTGAGTCCCGGCGACGAGCTGCACATCGACATCGAACCACTGGGCTCCCTGCGCAACCACGTAGGGCATGCCGAGGAGCCACCCGCCCCGCAGGCGGCCTGA
- a CDS encoding tautomerase family protein — MPLIEAILVGGRTPDGIRSLIPELTEGVVKALGVPQQSVQVAVRELPKTHWAAGDVTVAERETASRFAEGPI, encoded by the coding sequence ATGCCGCTGATCGAAGCGATCCTGGTCGGCGGCCGTACACCGGACGGAATCCGCTCGCTCATCCCCGAGCTGACCGAGGGAGTCGTCAAGGCACTGGGCGTGCCGCAGCAGAGCGTTCAAGTCGCCGTTCGGGAGCTACCGAAGACGCACTGGGCGGCCGGCGATGTCACCGTCGCCGAACGCGAGACGGCAAGCCGGTTCGCGGAAGGACCGATCTGA
- a CDS encoding SRPBCC family protein, with translation MIFVSHTVPVNEPGAPRLSRAAVWDGLVRKANNALPFVAVMSDCTVVARHEDGSFDRDIRIRGDAFRERITLDEPHRVVFTRLSGPVLGTLSNEIECDGDDMQLRFSFALALVGVPGSSEAEEAFAKTMTDDYARAVTATRDAVRRLATADAA, from the coding sequence ATGATCTTCGTAAGCCATACAGTGCCCGTCAACGAGCCGGGAGCCCCCCGCCTCAGCCGTGCGGCGGTGTGGGATGGCTTGGTCCGAAAGGCCAACAATGCCCTCCCGTTCGTTGCCGTGATGAGCGACTGCACCGTGGTTGCCAGGCACGAGGACGGCAGCTTCGACCGCGACATCCGCATCCGGGGCGACGCATTCCGAGAGCGCATCACGCTCGACGAGCCCCACCGGGTGGTGTTCACCCGCCTGTCGGGGCCGGTCCTCGGGACCCTTTCCAACGAGATCGAGTGCGACGGCGACGACATGCAGTTGCGCTTCAGCTTCGCCCTGGCCCTCGTGGGAGTCCCCGGCAGCTCCGAGGCGGAGGAGGCGTTCGCCAAGACCATGACCGACGACTACGCCCGGGCCGTGACCGCCACCAGAGACGCAGTGCGTCGACTCGCGACCGCCGACGCGGCCTGA
- a CDS encoding aldehyde dehydrogenase, which yields MELYGHVIDGKEVAAASDATFNTVDPYTRQAWAEIALGDSSDADRAVAAARRAFDSGPWPRMGAAERGRILHRLADLIEAHADDLGLADTRDMGKPIAQSRGNDVPRTAANFRFFADHARLSTSEAYSMDTGHHAYARFDPAGVVAAIAPWNFPMMLESWKIAPALAWGNTVVLKPAEDTPVSATLMARLALEAGMPPGVFNVVHGYGPDSAGQALTENAAVDRITFTGESGTGRIIAEAGARNLTPVSLELGGKGANLVFADADLNNAVEWSIRAVFTNSGQVCLAGSRLYVQREIYDEFLTRFIAAADAMVIGDPMDETTQIGPLASAEHHAKVTGYVDTVAEQGGTLRAGGRDDGWTVRPTVITGMGQNARHTREEIFGPVVVVIPFTTEAEVVDLANDTLYGLNAMLFTENLHRAHRVSAALRAGTVWVNCFFVRDLRAPFGGVGDSGIGRGGGTFSREFFTEPKAVVMQIAPEENAQ from the coding sequence ATGGAGCTCTACGGCCACGTGATCGACGGCAAGGAGGTGGCCGCTGCCTCGGACGCCACCTTCAACACCGTTGATCCATACACCCGTCAGGCCTGGGCGGAGATCGCGCTCGGCGACAGCTCCGACGCAGACCGTGCGGTGGCCGCCGCCCGCCGGGCTTTCGACTCAGGCCCGTGGCCGCGGATGGGCGCAGCCGAGCGAGGCCGTATCCTGCACCGCCTGGCCGACCTGATCGAGGCACACGCCGACGACCTCGGTCTGGCGGACACCCGGGACATGGGCAAGCCGATCGCCCAGTCCCGTGGCAACGATGTACCCCGCACGGCCGCGAACTTCCGGTTCTTCGCTGACCACGCACGGCTGTCCACCTCCGAGGCTTATTCGATGGACACCGGCCACCATGCCTACGCCCGTTTCGACCCGGCAGGGGTTGTGGCCGCGATCGCGCCGTGGAACTTCCCGATGATGCTGGAGTCCTGGAAGATCGCGCCCGCGCTCGCCTGGGGCAACACCGTGGTACTCAAGCCCGCCGAGGACACCCCCGTCTCCGCCACCCTGATGGCCCGGCTGGCGCTCGAAGCAGGAATGCCGCCCGGCGTGTTCAACGTCGTCCACGGCTACGGACCTGACTCGGCGGGCCAGGCCCTCACCGAGAATGCGGCCGTGGACCGGATCACCTTCACGGGCGAGTCGGGCACCGGCCGCATCATCGCCGAGGCAGGAGCCCGCAACCTCACCCCTGTCAGCCTTGAACTCGGAGGCAAGGGCGCCAACTTGGTCTTCGCCGATGCCGACCTGAACAACGCGGTCGAGTGGTCGATCCGGGCAGTGTTCACCAACTCGGGCCAGGTCTGTCTCGCAGGCTCTCGGCTGTACGTCCAGCGGGAGATCTACGACGAGTTCCTCACCCGGTTCATCGCAGCGGCCGACGCCATGGTCATCGGCGACCCCATGGACGAGACAACCCAGATCGGGCCGCTCGCCTCCGCGGAGCACCACGCGAAGGTCACCGGTTACGTGGACACCGTTGCGGAGCAGGGAGGCACGTTGCGAGCCGGTGGTCGCGACGACGGCTGGACGGTACGCCCCACGGTGATCACCGGCATGGGCCAGAACGCCCGGCACACCCGCGAGGAGATTTTCGGCCCCGTCGTCGTGGTGATCCCCTTTACCACCGAGGCCGAGGTGGTCGACCTGGCCAATGACACGCTGTACGGCCTCAACGCCATGTTGTTCACCGAGAACCTGCATCGCGCACACCGCGTCTCGGCCGCACTGCGTGCGGGAACCGTCTGGGTCAACTGCTTTTTCGTACGGGACCTGCGGGCGCCCTTCGGCGGCGTCGGTGACTCCGGAATAGGGCGCGGGGGAGGCACCTTCAGCCGTGAGTTCTTCACCGAGCCCAAGGCAGTGGTGATGCAGATTGCGCCGGAAGAGAACGCACAGTGA